Proteins co-encoded in one Brassica rapa cultivar Chiifu-401-42 chromosome A02, CAAS_Brap_v3.01, whole genome shotgun sequence genomic window:
- the LOC103854911 gene encoding ENHANCER OF AG-4 protein 2 isoform X2, giving the protein MAPGRKRGASKAKANGKLILGDLVLAKVKGFPAWPAKVSRPEEWDRAPDPKKYFVQFFGTQEIAFVAPPDIQAFTSDSKSKLLARCQGKTVKYFAQAVTEICTEFEELRNHKSSVLGNEDPMDAADPGLVKDETVDGTDHTVTDSDGTDNLDSEVGPYFPKVETEKQGSSPFRESKITATSSGSESLEQVDLKIKEGDFDKGTDGDGCTKEFGNGEKGLPNGKRIKKEAGGSVREGKDTVHRDKSDGRDTSGKSDSKKSKDLLTEKSSSKVSGVKQEKSIGVKDGVSGKKRRLESESGKPASRVDESSRAAKKPRCEGLSARGGDLQYDKIVVTKRRRQTVEHDNSPPLSGSRVKSGKGQLEQRHRSSVTDKSGKGQLEQKDRSSSVSNAKVPASQSLKKRRAVCVYDEDNDEDPKTPLHGSQAVVPKATPVLTDGPKSANVCRDTSTKAKISAGSTESTGLRKVPLRKHCEDTSRVLSDNVEKPISELPAKDVKQILQSPMKSPQLVSPNKHVAGQHKTAKPPVKVSDVKKPHSESGKESVVGSDKVSPSQSQLANQRHRPASVGDKPTVVSKAALRLSDAVVSKDTSGDLSAVMVDYNRENGSAPFTRARTPDSAASMKDLIAAAQAKRKLAHSQNSVFGNLNSSLLNISETQMRSHSPVMVQNASASAAIVMPVAVQGHQQDSFPSNHEHQSSSRNQNETDDNEERKLSSGHESVGGSLSGGTDAAVSRDAFEGMIETLSRTKESIGRATRLAIDCAKYGIASEVVELLIRKLENEAHLHRKVDLFFLVDSITQCSHNQKGIAGASYVPTVQAALPRLLGAAAPPGTDARDNRRKCLKVLRLWLDRKIFPESVLRRYIDDIGNSSDDATVGLSIRRPSRSERAVNDPIREMEGMLVDEYGSNATIQLPGFFSSRTFEDDEEDDDDLPNLPIPQDAKNTSSGEPFNALEDLEARDTLSDRPHRVLEDVDRELKMEDVSGQPKDVAPSAFCENVTKVQSLDAREPVAEKSTGAPPFPEDSPPLPQESPPSPPPLPPSPPPPSPPPPPSCPPPLLPPPPPTTHFPPPPSQTPPPPPHSPPPSPPPPPPPPAQSITLPLSLTIQQSIASHQQLHLQRGFPPAYPLSHQTYPGSMQQDQCTIFTGDQIVQGPGRSSRGSHVEGPGKTEFFMQQSCNFSPAEVYSSREPSAFTSSRQLEFGNSDAQNLRFQPNTSLSQRPMLRHLPSAPSSHFPYSSHVQSQSQRSYTHPYSFPPQRDDGRRFRNEEPWRMSSSGRSAEDQSGAWILGRNSHPGLPRATDNFFRPPSVAISYQPSSASNLQAVPTIQGHAASQMLPSRPDMPTANCWRPA; this is encoded by the exons ATGGCTCCGGGGCGTAAAAGAGGAGCGAGCAAGGCCAAGGCCAACGGGAAGTTGATTCTCGGCGATCTCGTCCTCGCCAAAGTCAAAGGCTTCCCCGCTTGGCCTGCTAAG GTTAGCAGGCCTGAAGAGTGGGATCGTGCTCCAGATCCTAAGAAGTACTTTGTTCAGTTCTTTGGTACACAGGAAAT AGCTTTTGTTGCACCGCCTGATATTCAAGCCTTTACTAGTGATTCAAAGAGCAAACTGTTGGCAAGATGTCAAGGTAAAACGGTCAAGTACTTTGCACAGGCTGTGACGGAGATATGCACAGAATTTGAAGAGTTGCGAAATCACAAGTCGAGTGTTTTGGGTAATGAGGATCCGATGGATGCTGCGGATCCTGGTTTGGTAAAGGATGAGACAGTTGATGGAACAGATCACACCGTCACTGATTCTGATGGAACTGATAACTTAGATTCTGAGGTGGGACCTTACTTCCCCAAAGTTGAAACAGAGAAGCAGGGTTCGTCTCCATTTCGGGAATCAAAGATCACTGCCACATCCTCGGGTAGCGAGTCACTAGAGCAGGTGGACcttaaaataaaagaaggagATTTTGATAAAGGAACTGATGGTGATGGTTGCACTAAGGAATTTGGTAATGGTGAAAAGGGTCTGCCCAACGGTAAGAGAATAAAGAAGGAAGCAGGTGGCTCGGTCAGAGAAGGGAAAGATACAGTTCATAGAGACAAAAGCGATGGTCGAGATACTAGTGGTAAATCCGATTCCAAAAAGTCAAAAGATCTGTTGACAGAGAAATCTAGCTCCAAAGTGTCTGGTGTTAAGCAAGAAAAATCAATTGGCGTTAAGGATGGGGTTTCCGGCAAGAAAAGGAGGCTTGAAAGTGAATCAGGGAAGCCTGCATCAAGAGTAGATGAAAGCTCACGTGCGGCTAAAAAGCCGCGATGTGAAG GACTAAGTGCTCGTGGAGGTGATTTACAATATGATAAAATAGTTGTAACTAAGCGCCGGAGACAAACAGTGGAGCATGATAACTCGCCTCCTCTTTCTGGGTCCCGTGTTAAATCCGGGAAAGGTCAGCTGGAACAGAGACACCGTTCGTCTGTGACTGATAAATCCGGGAAAGGTCAGCTGGAACAGAAGGACCGTTCCTCTTCTGTTAGTAATGCCAAGGTTCCAGCTTCACAGTCGCTGAAAAAAAGGAGGGCTGTTTGTGTATATGACGAAGATAATGATGAAGATCCCAAAACCCCATTACATGGAAGTCAAGCCGTTGTTCCCAAAGCAACGCCAGTATTGACTGATGGTCCTAAAAGTGCTAACGTGTGTCGTGACACTTCTACTAAAGCCAAAATATCTGCTGGATCTACAGAGAGTACGGGACTAAGGAAAGTACCCCTTCGTAAACATTGTGAGGATACTTCACGTGTATTATCAGATAATGTGGAGAAACCTATCAGTGAGTTGCCGGCAAAGGATGTCAAGCAAATCTTGCAATCTCCTATGAAGTCTCCTCAGCTGGTGTCACCTAACAAGCACGTTGCAGGACAGCATAAAACTGCGAAACCACCTGTAAAAGTTTCGGATGTCAAGAAGCCTCATAGTGAGTCTGGTAAGGAATCAGTTGTGGGATCTGATAAAGTAAGCCCTTCCCAATCTCAGCTAGCAAATCAGAGACACAGACCAGCTTCAGTTGGAGATAAGCCAACGGTGGTTTCAAAAGCTGCGTTACGTCTGAGTGATGCTGTTGTTTCAAAAGACACTTCTGGGGACTTGTCTGCTGTTAT GGTTGATTACAATCGAGAAAATGGGAGTGCTCCATTCACCAGAGCGAGGACCCCAGATTCGGCTGCATCTATGAAGGATCTAATTGCAGCTGCGCAGGCCAAAAGAAAACTAGCACATTCACAAAATTCAGTTTTTGGGAATTTGAATTCTAGTTTATTAAACATCAGTGAAACACAGATGAGGAGTCATAGCCCAGTTATGGTTCAGAATGCTTCAGCTTCTGCGGCCATCGTAATGCCTGTCGCTGTTCAAGGACATCAACAAGACTCTTTTCCATCAAATCATGAGCATCAGTCCTCATCAAGAAATCAAAATGAGACTGATGATAATGAAGAGAGAAAACTTAGTTCAGGGCATGAGTCAGTTGGAGGTTCACTTAGTGGTGGCACTGATGCTGCTGTTTCTCGGGATGCTTTTGAGGGCATGATAGAGACCTTATCAAGAACTAAAGAAAGTATCGGACGTGCTACGCGCCTAGCAATTGATTGTGCCAAGTACGGGATTGCTAGCGAG GTGGTGGAACTTCTCATACGAAAGTTGGAAAATGAGGCTCACTTACATCGTAAAGTGGATCTGTTCTTTCTTGTTGACTCTATCACCCAGTGTTCGCACAACCAAAAAG GTATTGCTGGTGCTTCATACGTTCCTACAGTGCAAGCTGCTTTGCCACGTCTTTTAGGTGCTGCTGCCCCACCAGGGACCGATGCTCGTGATAACCGTCGTAAATGTCTCAAG GTTTTGAGGTTGTGGCTTGATAGGAAAATTTTCCCTGAATCTGTTCTGCGTCGCTATATTGATGATATTGGAAATTCTAGTGATGATGCAACTGTTGGGTTGTCCATACGACGTCCTTCCAGATCTGAGCGTGCTGTAAATGATCCTATCAGAGAAATGGAAGGGATGCTTGTTGATGAGTATGGCAG CAATGCAACTATTCAGCTGCCAGGGTTTTTCTCTTCTCGTACctttgaagatgatgaagaagatgacgaCGATCTTCCAAATCTTCCAATACCACAAGATGCGAAAAACACATCATCTGGTGAACCTTTCAATGCTTTAGAAGACTTGGAAGCACGTGATACTTTGAGTGATAGACCTCATCGAGTTTTGGAGGATGTAGATCGTGAACTTAAAATGGAAGATGTTTCTGGTCAGCCGAAAGATGTAGCACCTTCCGCTTTCTGTGAGAATGTGACAAAGGTTCAGTCACTGGATGCTAGGGAACCAGTTGCAGAAAAGTCAACTGGGGCGCCTCCTTTTCCAGAGGATTCTCCTCCCCTGCCTCAAGAATCACCTCCATCTCCCCCTCCTCTACCTCCTTCTCCACCACCTCCATCCCCACCTCCTCCGCCTTCATGTCCGCCCCCATTGCTGCCACCACCACCTCCTACAACACATTTCCCACCACCTCCGTCGCAGACTCCACCACCACCGCCCCATTCACCTCCACCTTCACCGCCACCTCCACCTCCACCGCCTGCACAATCTATAACTTTACCACTATCGCTAACTATTCAACAATCCATTGCTAGCCATCAACAGTTACACCTTCAACGAGGCTTTCCTCCAGCATATCCATTATCGCATCAAACATACCCAGGATCTATGCAGCAAGACCAATGTACCATTTTCACT GGTGATCAAATTGTCCAAGGGCCTGGAAGATCTTCACGTGGAAGTCATGTTGAGGGGCCTGGAAAAACTGAATTTTTCATGCAGCAGTCATGTAATTTTTCTCCAGCAGAAGTGTACAGCTCCAGGGAACCATCAGCATTTACTTCCTCCAGACAACTAGAATTTGGGAACAGCGATGCACAGAACCTACGGTTTCAACCGAACACCTCTCTGTCCCAAAGACCTATGCTTAGACACCTGCCTTCAGCACCGTCCAGTCATTTTCCTTATTCAAGCCATGTTCAGTCACAATCCCAGCGGTCCTACACTCATCCTTATTCTTTCCCACCTCAACGCGATGATGGACGGCGATTTAGAAATGAGGAACCATGGCGGATGTCTTCGAGTGGGCGTAGTGCAGAAGACCAGAGTGGTGCCTGGATACTTGGAAGAAATTCACATCCAGGCCTTCCTAGAGCCACAGACA ATTTTTTTCGGCCACCTTCAGTGGCAATCAGCTATCAGCCTTCTTCTGCCAGTAACTTACAAGCCGTCCCTACAATTCAAG GTCATGCTGCTTCCCAGATGCTACCATCTCGGCCAGACATGCCTACGGCGAATTGCTGGAGGCCAGCTTGA
- the LOC103854911 gene encoding ENHANCER OF AG-4 protein 2 isoform X1 — protein sequence MAPGRKRGASKAKANGKLILGDLVLAKVKGFPAWPAKVSRPEEWDRAPDPKKYFVQFFGTQEIAFVAPPDIQAFTSDSKSKLLARCQGKTVKYFAQAVTEICTEFEELRNHKSSVLGNEDPMDAADPGLVKDETVDGTDHTVTDSDGTDNLDSEVGPYFPKVETEKQGSSPFRESKITATSSGSESLEQVDLKIKEGDFDKGTDGDGCTKEFGNGEKGLPNGKRIKKEAGGSVREGKDTVHRDKSDGRDTSGKSDSKKSKDLLTEKSSSKVSGVKQEKSIGVKDGVSGKKRRLESESGKPASRVDESSRAAKKPRCEGKNDKEKCVTDSTGTVSHIKRELVVGLSARGGDLQYDKIVVTKRRRQTVEHDNSPPLSGSRVKSGKGQLEQRHRSSVTDKSGKGQLEQKDRSSSVSNAKVPASQSLKKRRAVCVYDEDNDEDPKTPLHGSQAVVPKATPVLTDGPKSANVCRDTSTKAKISAGSTESTGLRKVPLRKHCEDTSRVLSDNVEKPISELPAKDVKQILQSPMKSPQLVSPNKHVAGQHKTAKPPVKVSDVKKPHSESGKESVVGSDKVSPSQSQLANQRHRPASVGDKPTVVSKAALRLSDAVVSKDTSGDLSAVMVDYNRENGSAPFTRARTPDSAASMKDLIAAAQAKRKLAHSQNSVFGNLNSSLLNISETQMRSHSPVMVQNASASAAIVMPVAVQGHQQDSFPSNHEHQSSSRNQNETDDNEERKLSSGHESVGGSLSGGTDAAVSRDAFEGMIETLSRTKESIGRATRLAIDCAKYGIASEVVELLIRKLENEAHLHRKVDLFFLVDSITQCSHNQKGIAGASYVPTVQAALPRLLGAAAPPGTDARDNRRKCLKVLRLWLDRKIFPESVLRRYIDDIGNSSDDATVGLSIRRPSRSERAVNDPIREMEGMLVDEYGSNATIQLPGFFSSRTFEDDEEDDDDLPNLPIPQDAKNTSSGEPFNALEDLEARDTLSDRPHRVLEDVDRELKMEDVSGQPKDVAPSAFCENVTKVQSLDAREPVAEKSTGAPPFPEDSPPLPQESPPSPPPLPPSPPPPSPPPPPSCPPPLLPPPPPTTHFPPPPSQTPPPPPHSPPPSPPPPPPPPAQSITLPLSLTIQQSIASHQQLHLQRGFPPAYPLSHQTYPGSMQQDQCTIFTGDQIVQGPGRSSRGSHVEGPGKTEFFMQQSCNFSPAEVYSSREPSAFTSSRQLEFGNSDAQNLRFQPNTSLSQRPMLRHLPSAPSSHFPYSSHVQSQSQRSYTHPYSFPPQRDDGRRFRNEEPWRMSSSGRSAEDQSGAWILGRNSHPGLPRATDNFFRPPSVAISYQPSSASNLQAVPTIQGHAASQMLPSRPDMPTANCWRPA from the exons ATGGCTCCGGGGCGTAAAAGAGGAGCGAGCAAGGCCAAGGCCAACGGGAAGTTGATTCTCGGCGATCTCGTCCTCGCCAAAGTCAAAGGCTTCCCCGCTTGGCCTGCTAAG GTTAGCAGGCCTGAAGAGTGGGATCGTGCTCCAGATCCTAAGAAGTACTTTGTTCAGTTCTTTGGTACACAGGAAAT AGCTTTTGTTGCACCGCCTGATATTCAAGCCTTTACTAGTGATTCAAAGAGCAAACTGTTGGCAAGATGTCAAGGTAAAACGGTCAAGTACTTTGCACAGGCTGTGACGGAGATATGCACAGAATTTGAAGAGTTGCGAAATCACAAGTCGAGTGTTTTGGGTAATGAGGATCCGATGGATGCTGCGGATCCTGGTTTGGTAAAGGATGAGACAGTTGATGGAACAGATCACACCGTCACTGATTCTGATGGAACTGATAACTTAGATTCTGAGGTGGGACCTTACTTCCCCAAAGTTGAAACAGAGAAGCAGGGTTCGTCTCCATTTCGGGAATCAAAGATCACTGCCACATCCTCGGGTAGCGAGTCACTAGAGCAGGTGGACcttaaaataaaagaaggagATTTTGATAAAGGAACTGATGGTGATGGTTGCACTAAGGAATTTGGTAATGGTGAAAAGGGTCTGCCCAACGGTAAGAGAATAAAGAAGGAAGCAGGTGGCTCGGTCAGAGAAGGGAAAGATACAGTTCATAGAGACAAAAGCGATGGTCGAGATACTAGTGGTAAATCCGATTCCAAAAAGTCAAAAGATCTGTTGACAGAGAAATCTAGCTCCAAAGTGTCTGGTGTTAAGCAAGAAAAATCAATTGGCGTTAAGGATGGGGTTTCCGGCAAGAAAAGGAGGCTTGAAAGTGAATCAGGGAAGCCTGCATCAAGAGTAGATGAAAGCTCACGTGCGGCTAAAAAGCCGCGATGTGAAGGTAAAAATGACAAGGAAAAATGTGTAACTGATTCTACTGGTACTGTATCACATATTAAGCGTGAACTTGTTGTAGGACTAAGTGCTCGTGGAGGTGATTTACAATATGATAAAATAGTTGTAACTAAGCGCCGGAGACAAACAGTGGAGCATGATAACTCGCCTCCTCTTTCTGGGTCCCGTGTTAAATCCGGGAAAGGTCAGCTGGAACAGAGACACCGTTCGTCTGTGACTGATAAATCCGGGAAAGGTCAGCTGGAACAGAAGGACCGTTCCTCTTCTGTTAGTAATGCCAAGGTTCCAGCTTCACAGTCGCTGAAAAAAAGGAGGGCTGTTTGTGTATATGACGAAGATAATGATGAAGATCCCAAAACCCCATTACATGGAAGTCAAGCCGTTGTTCCCAAAGCAACGCCAGTATTGACTGATGGTCCTAAAAGTGCTAACGTGTGTCGTGACACTTCTACTAAAGCCAAAATATCTGCTGGATCTACAGAGAGTACGGGACTAAGGAAAGTACCCCTTCGTAAACATTGTGAGGATACTTCACGTGTATTATCAGATAATGTGGAGAAACCTATCAGTGAGTTGCCGGCAAAGGATGTCAAGCAAATCTTGCAATCTCCTATGAAGTCTCCTCAGCTGGTGTCACCTAACAAGCACGTTGCAGGACAGCATAAAACTGCGAAACCACCTGTAAAAGTTTCGGATGTCAAGAAGCCTCATAGTGAGTCTGGTAAGGAATCAGTTGTGGGATCTGATAAAGTAAGCCCTTCCCAATCTCAGCTAGCAAATCAGAGACACAGACCAGCTTCAGTTGGAGATAAGCCAACGGTGGTTTCAAAAGCTGCGTTACGTCTGAGTGATGCTGTTGTTTCAAAAGACACTTCTGGGGACTTGTCTGCTGTTAT GGTTGATTACAATCGAGAAAATGGGAGTGCTCCATTCACCAGAGCGAGGACCCCAGATTCGGCTGCATCTATGAAGGATCTAATTGCAGCTGCGCAGGCCAAAAGAAAACTAGCACATTCACAAAATTCAGTTTTTGGGAATTTGAATTCTAGTTTATTAAACATCAGTGAAACACAGATGAGGAGTCATAGCCCAGTTATGGTTCAGAATGCTTCAGCTTCTGCGGCCATCGTAATGCCTGTCGCTGTTCAAGGACATCAACAAGACTCTTTTCCATCAAATCATGAGCATCAGTCCTCATCAAGAAATCAAAATGAGACTGATGATAATGAAGAGAGAAAACTTAGTTCAGGGCATGAGTCAGTTGGAGGTTCACTTAGTGGTGGCACTGATGCTGCTGTTTCTCGGGATGCTTTTGAGGGCATGATAGAGACCTTATCAAGAACTAAAGAAAGTATCGGACGTGCTACGCGCCTAGCAATTGATTGTGCCAAGTACGGGATTGCTAGCGAG GTGGTGGAACTTCTCATACGAAAGTTGGAAAATGAGGCTCACTTACATCGTAAAGTGGATCTGTTCTTTCTTGTTGACTCTATCACCCAGTGTTCGCACAACCAAAAAG GTATTGCTGGTGCTTCATACGTTCCTACAGTGCAAGCTGCTTTGCCACGTCTTTTAGGTGCTGCTGCCCCACCAGGGACCGATGCTCGTGATAACCGTCGTAAATGTCTCAAG GTTTTGAGGTTGTGGCTTGATAGGAAAATTTTCCCTGAATCTGTTCTGCGTCGCTATATTGATGATATTGGAAATTCTAGTGATGATGCAACTGTTGGGTTGTCCATACGACGTCCTTCCAGATCTGAGCGTGCTGTAAATGATCCTATCAGAGAAATGGAAGGGATGCTTGTTGATGAGTATGGCAG CAATGCAACTATTCAGCTGCCAGGGTTTTTCTCTTCTCGTACctttgaagatgatgaagaagatgacgaCGATCTTCCAAATCTTCCAATACCACAAGATGCGAAAAACACATCATCTGGTGAACCTTTCAATGCTTTAGAAGACTTGGAAGCACGTGATACTTTGAGTGATAGACCTCATCGAGTTTTGGAGGATGTAGATCGTGAACTTAAAATGGAAGATGTTTCTGGTCAGCCGAAAGATGTAGCACCTTCCGCTTTCTGTGAGAATGTGACAAAGGTTCAGTCACTGGATGCTAGGGAACCAGTTGCAGAAAAGTCAACTGGGGCGCCTCCTTTTCCAGAGGATTCTCCTCCCCTGCCTCAAGAATCACCTCCATCTCCCCCTCCTCTACCTCCTTCTCCACCACCTCCATCCCCACCTCCTCCGCCTTCATGTCCGCCCCCATTGCTGCCACCACCACCTCCTACAACACATTTCCCACCACCTCCGTCGCAGACTCCACCACCACCGCCCCATTCACCTCCACCTTCACCGCCACCTCCACCTCCACCGCCTGCACAATCTATAACTTTACCACTATCGCTAACTATTCAACAATCCATTGCTAGCCATCAACAGTTACACCTTCAACGAGGCTTTCCTCCAGCATATCCATTATCGCATCAAACATACCCAGGATCTATGCAGCAAGACCAATGTACCATTTTCACT GGTGATCAAATTGTCCAAGGGCCTGGAAGATCTTCACGTGGAAGTCATGTTGAGGGGCCTGGAAAAACTGAATTTTTCATGCAGCAGTCATGTAATTTTTCTCCAGCAGAAGTGTACAGCTCCAGGGAACCATCAGCATTTACTTCCTCCAGACAACTAGAATTTGGGAACAGCGATGCACAGAACCTACGGTTTCAACCGAACACCTCTCTGTCCCAAAGACCTATGCTTAGACACCTGCCTTCAGCACCGTCCAGTCATTTTCCTTATTCAAGCCATGTTCAGTCACAATCCCAGCGGTCCTACACTCATCCTTATTCTTTCCCACCTCAACGCGATGATGGACGGCGATTTAGAAATGAGGAACCATGGCGGATGTCTTCGAGTGGGCGTAGTGCAGAAGACCAGAGTGGTGCCTGGATACTTGGAAGAAATTCACATCCAGGCCTTCCTAGAGCCACAGACA ATTTTTTTCGGCCACCTTCAGTGGCAATCAGCTATCAGCCTTCTTCTGCCAGTAACTTACAAGCCGTCCCTACAATTCAAG GTCATGCTGCTTCCCAGATGCTACCATCTCGGCCAGACATGCCTACGGCGAATTGCTGGAGGCCAGCTTGA